A genome region from Thermococcus onnurineus NA1 includes the following:
- the gor gene encoding glyceraldehyde-3-phosphate:ferredoxin oxidoreductase produces MKFTVLRLNLSENKVESEELEKEGIYGVIDYGLELHESLRTYGLKPYDPENVVVMGMGPFAGSTLPGSHRLMFFFRSPLYGTLFPSAMGGAAYAFKNVGVDFVTFEGKAEKPVVVLLYNDGKNVKVELHEIEIDKVIEIWRGYNEEEGVYALTQYLIDTFGERFQDMEYRIAVVGPAALNTNYGAIFSQALRNGKRLVGSEDWAARGGSGSVLLRAHNVVGIIFGGKPKKKAFPEEDISNFKTAKTIVEGVHKKPYNEIIGEKTTKYRFNPKLNTGGTFGGNYPAEGDFVPILNWQMPYIPKEERIRIHENIMKHYWEPFNEEAIKPKNWTTCGEPCPVVCKKHRRGHHVEYEPYEANGPLSGSISLRASDISVHAVDAMGFDAIEFGGTAAWVLELVHRGLLKPEEVGLSGKPEFTKEALLERPVEASEVNAKLVAELAHRVAFAENELARIIGFGKRKASKILDEKFKDRLKYGESFRDYAVFTPLGEDGEMTPTMYWAIGNYIPLPIQGRYWTFYQFGVFLEPEELANKIIASALWEFWYDNVGWCRFHRGWMKPVLKALFMDAYGENVNMEEHAKKQIKRLIEFAKKAGYIPVFWDSMRVIDLVAAGSEEFGNEKWAKKFKIDKVGTAKEYLEKVLNAYSEMLGVEWRL; encoded by the coding sequence ATGAAGTTCACGGTTCTCAGGCTTAACCTGAGTGAAAATAAAGTGGAGAGCGAGGAGCTGGAAAAAGAAGGAATCTATGGAGTTATCGACTATGGACTCGAGCTCCACGAGAGCCTTAGAACTTATGGGCTCAAGCCATATGACCCAGAAAATGTTGTCGTGATGGGAATGGGACCCTTTGCAGGCTCGACACTTCCCGGATCTCACAGGCTAATGTTCTTCTTCCGTTCACCGCTCTATGGAACACTCTTTCCTTCGGCCATGGGTGGAGCGGCCTACGCCTTCAAGAACGTTGGGGTCGACTTCGTCACCTTCGAAGGCAAAGCAGAGAAGCCCGTTGTGGTACTCCTCTACAACGACGGCAAAAACGTCAAAGTCGAGCTTCACGAGATCGAGATTGATAAGGTCATCGAAATCTGGCGCGGCTACAATGAAGAAGAGGGTGTCTATGCTCTCACCCAGTATCTCATTGACACCTTCGGAGAGAGGTTTCAGGACATGGAGTACAGAATAGCAGTCGTCGGTCCAGCGGCTCTGAACACCAACTACGGCGCTATATTCTCTCAAGCGTTGAGGAACGGTAAGAGACTCGTTGGAAGCGAGGACTGGGCCGCCCGCGGTGGTTCTGGAAGCGTTCTCCTCAGGGCACACAACGTGGTCGGCATAATCTTCGGAGGAAAGCCAAAGAAGAAGGCCTTCCCAGAAGAAGACATCTCCAACTTCAAGACCGCCAAGACCATCGTTGAGGGCGTCCACAAGAAGCCATACAACGAGATTATCGGCGAGAAAACAACGAAGTACCGCTTTAACCCGAAGCTCAACACCGGTGGAACCTTCGGTGGAAACTATCCTGCAGAAGGCGACTTCGTCCCGATACTCAACTGGCAGATGCCGTACATACCAAAAGAGGAGCGCATAAGGATCCATGAAAACATCATGAAGCACTACTGGGAGCCCTTTAACGAGGAAGCCATCAAGCCTAAGAACTGGACGACCTGTGGTGAGCCGTGCCCGGTGGTGTGTAAGAAGCACAGAAGGGGCCACCACGTCGAATACGAGCCCTACGAAGCCAACGGCCCGCTCAGCGGAAGCATAAGCCTGAGAGCAAGCGACATAAGCGTCCACGCCGTTGATGCCATGGGCTTCGACGCGATTGAGTTCGGCGGGACTGCAGCGTGGGTCCTTGAACTGGTTCACCGCGGCCTGCTCAAGCCAGAGGAAGTCGGTCTCAGCGGAAAGCCCGAGTTCACCAAGGAGGCCCTTCTTGAGCGCCCGGTCGAGGCGAGTGAGGTCAATGCCAAGCTCGTGGCCGAGTTAGCGCACCGCGTTGCCTTTGCCGAAAACGAGTTAGCGAGGATAATTGGCTTCGGCAAGAGAAAGGCAAGCAAGATACTTGACGAGAAGTTCAAGGACAGGCTCAAGTACGGTGAGAGCTTCAGGGACTACGCGGTCTTCACACCGCTCGGCGAGGACGGTGAGATGACTCCGACAATGTACTGGGCCATAGGCAACTACATCCCGCTGCCGATTCAGGGAAGATACTGGACGTTCTACCAGTTCGGCGTCTTCCTTGAGCCTGAGGAGCTGGCGAACAAGATAATAGCGAGCGCACTCTGGGAGTTCTGGTACGACAACGTTGGCTGGTGCCGCTTCCACAGGGGATGGATGAAGCCCGTCCTCAAGGCACTCTTCATGGACGCCTACGGAGAGAACGTCAACATGGAGGAGCACGCGAAAAAGCAGATAAAGCGCCTCATTGAGTTCGCAAAGAAGGCCGGATACATTCCAGTATTCTGGGACAGCATGCGCGTCATTGACTTGGTCGCTGCTGGCAGTGAGGAGTTCGGCAACGAGAAGTGGGCGAAAAAGTTTAAGATAGATAAGGTTGGCACGGCGAAGGAATACCTTGAAAAAGTGCTCAATGCGTACAGCGAGATGCTTGGTGTGGAGTGGAGGCTCTGA
- the arcC gene encoding carbamate kinase has protein sequence MKRVVIALGGNAILQRGQKGTYEEQMTNVMKTAKQIVDIILDGDYEVVITHGNGPQIGALLLHMDAGQQIHGIPAQPMDVAGAMTQGQIGYMIQQAIRNELKRRGVERPVATIVTQTLVDKNDPAFQNPSKPVGPFYDEETAKRLAKEKGWTVIEDSGRGWRRVVPSPDPIGHVETPVIQDLVEKGFIVIASGGGGVPVIEEDGMLKGVEAVIDKDLAGEKLAEEVNADIFMILTDVNGAAINYGKPDEKWLGRVTVEELKRYYNEGHFKKGSMGPKVLAAIRFVEWGGERAVIAALDKAVEALEGKTGTQVIKG, from the coding sequence ATGAAGAGGGTAGTTATAGCTCTCGGCGGGAACGCGATTCTTCAGCGAGGTCAAAAGGGCACTTACGAGGAACAGATGACGAACGTCATGAAGACCGCAAAGCAAATCGTCGATATAATCCTCGATGGCGATTATGAGGTTGTAATCACCCATGGAAACGGCCCCCAGATTGGTGCCCTTCTCCTCCATATGGATGCTGGACAGCAGATTCACGGTATCCCAGCCCAGCCCATGGACGTTGCCGGAGCGATGACTCAGGGCCAGATAGGATACATGATCCAGCAGGCGATAAGAAACGAGCTAAAGAGGAGGGGCGTGGAGAGGCCCGTCGCCACCATAGTCACCCAGACGCTCGTTGACAAAAACGACCCGGCTTTCCAGAACCCGAGCAAGCCAGTCGGTCCGTTCTACGATGAGGAGACGGCAAAGAGGCTTGCAAAGGAGAAGGGCTGGACGGTCATCGAAGATTCCGGAAGGGGCTGGAGGCGCGTTGTGCCGAGTCCGGACCCGATAGGTCACGTCGAGACCCCTGTGATTCAGGATCTAGTTGAGAAGGGATTCATAGTCATAGCCAGCGGCGGCGGTGGCGTTCCCGTTATCGAGGAGGATGGAATGCTCAAGGGAGTTGAGGCCGTCATAGACAAAGACCTTGCCGGAGAGAAGCTCGCAGAAGAGGTAAACGCCGACATCTTCATGATTCTAACCGACGTGAACGGTGCGGCGATAAACTACGGAAAGCCCGACGAGAAGTGGCTCGGAAGAGTTACCGTCGAAGAGCTCAAGCGCTACTATAATGAGGGCCACTTCAAGAAGGGCAGCATGGGGCCAAAGGTTCTCGCCGCTATACGCTTCGTCGAGTGGGGCGGCGAGAGGGCGGTTATAGCCGCGCTGGATAAGGCCGTG
- a CDS encoding prenyltransferase/squalene oxidase repeat-containing protein encodes MSVAAIVALTKVPHTEKPTAQGVISPSWGNWTVRRLELAQDPVTGGWDGDVSFTILPTLYATYHGVLTLALLNLSPAHPQKTREFLKDYEGEIYNRQDYFSVVDVYYLLTLLKEFNLSLGSRETIENFILEDMKKSNETFLHAKSLILLNSPLAKNVSMSLWLSLKPEHSLNFVWNFLQLRELLVMSGYSPAEIPNYTRMHELARTVFDDASREVNNLGFYDLHTLARFMKEENIKNETLRREILADISKYKCSDGSYSDTNGAKRGYIDTTHWAVEAITYLGGEVGTDTVRYLRSLESPLGGFIEIPYSIIPNPLDTAFSVMTLGLLNSTVPREEKVKDYLLSELSDEDKPSAIWAEYRALRVLGVPNENLKKIVKPRLQNFITNLNLSAVYHNHYLLKDVYYLLVTSRELGIEIDESWKETVTSFVLDLRDDDGGFGSKISKIKIVRLETTLYSVLILNELGYGYRDGKTVKFIESNRNGALWWSLPITRYALLALNSMGAKVEGKEEIVKALERRKCPYGFFSYAPYENPKQGDPIATFLALDILRLLGYS; translated from the coding sequence TTGAGCGTCGCGGCTATTGTGGCCTTAACAAAAGTCCCCCACACTGAAAAACCGACCGCTCAGGGAGTGATAAGCCCTTCCTGGGGGAACTGGACGGTAAGACGCCTTGAACTTGCCCAGGATCCGGTTACGGGCGGCTGGGACGGTGACGTGTCTTTTACGATACTCCCCACCCTGTACGCGACGTACCACGGGGTTCTGACGTTGGCTCTACTGAACCTGAGCCCTGCGCATCCCCAGAAAACCCGGGAATTTTTGAAGGACTACGAGGGGGAGATCTACAACAGGCAGGATTATTTTTCCGTTGTTGATGTCTATTACCTGTTAACGCTCCTCAAGGAGTTTAATTTGAGTCTGGGAAGCAGGGAAACCATTGAAAACTTCATCCTTGAAGATATGAAGAAGTCAAACGAGACTTTCTTGCATGCAAAAAGCCTTATTTTACTGAACTCCCCCCTTGCGAAGAACGTTTCCATGTCCCTCTGGCTCTCCCTGAAGCCGGAGCACTCCTTAAATTTTGTGTGGAACTTTCTTCAGCTCAGGGAGCTTCTCGTGATGTCCGGCTATTCCCCTGCGGAGATACCAAATTACACCAGAATGCATGAGCTGGCGAGAACAGTGTTTGATGATGCATCCCGTGAGGTAAATAACCTTGGCTTTTATGATCTTCACACTCTTGCGCGCTTTATGAAGGAAGAAAACATCAAAAACGAGACACTCAGGAGAGAAATATTGGCCGATATTTCCAAATACAAGTGCTCAGATGGTTCGTACTCCGATACGAATGGGGCCAAAAGGGGGTACATCGACACTACCCACTGGGCAGTGGAAGCGATAACATATCTTGGGGGAGAAGTCGGGACAGACACGGTGCGTTACTTGCGGTCTTTGGAGAGTCCCTTGGGAGGTTTCATAGAGATTCCGTACAGTATAATACCGAACCCGTTGGACACAGCTTTCTCGGTGATGACCCTTGGACTTCTGAACTCTACAGTGCCAAGAGAGGAGAAAGTCAAGGACTACCTGCTCTCAGAGCTTTCAGACGAAGACAAACCGAGTGCAATATGGGCAGAGTACAGAGCCTTACGGGTATTAGGTGTCCCCAATGAGAATCTTAAGAAGATTGTAAAGCCCCGCTTGCAGAACTTCATCACCAACCTGAATCTGTCCGCTGTTTATCACAACCACTATCTCCTCAAGGATGTATACTATCTGCTTGTAACGAGTAGGGAACTGGGCATTGAAATCGACGAATCATGGAAAGAAACTGTAACCTCCTTCGTTTTGGACTTGAGGGATGATGATGGTGGATTTGGCAGCAAAATATCCAAAATAAAAATTGTTAGGCTCGAAACAACGCTTTACTCAGTTTTAATCCTCAACGAGCTTGGGTACGGTTACAGGGATGGAAAGACAGTGAAGTTTATTGAATCCAACAGAAACGGCGCCTTGTGGTGGTCTCTGCCAATAACTAGATACGCGCTGCTGGCTCTAAATTCAATGGGGGCCAAAGTTGAAGGCAAAGAAGAGATAGTAAAGGCCCTTGAGCGGAGAAAGTGTCCCTACGGTTTTTTCTCCTACGCTCCCTACGAGAATCCCAAGCAGGGGGATCCGATAGCAACGTTTTTAGCGCTCGATATCCTTAGGCTTCTCGGTTATAGTTAG
- a CDS encoding phytoene desaturase family protein, translated as MRAVVIGSGIGGLLTASFLAKNGYEVTLLEKAPYIGGRCTNLNYKGFGLSTGAFHMIPHGEDGPLAHLLKLLGADVQIVNSNPKGMIFYEGRTFSYRDGWKYLSLTEKAKATKLLLDIKRGKLPHREEAEMSGREWIRERVGDNEFVDLFIKSFLGWADSVLDVPAIELAKEIKAALRWGGPGLVKGGCKSIPEALSAIIRMNGGRILTKKKAIEVDHEAKKVITADNEELTYDVLISNVGIKETVSLIGRDAFDKDYLKRVDSLKPSEGIKYNVALKGETRIGNTVVFTLDTERINGYNEPSSINPELAKDGHTLIMLHHALQSRNVKAEQKKGIEDIHRIFPNLDKEGEILLVQTYLGGNPVNRVASGQLVEDFPIRDIYVVGDAYKMPGGIEVDGIALGVMRTLEKLGLESFSEWYL; from the coding sequence ATGAGGGCAGTGGTTATAGGCTCCGGAATCGGCGGACTACTAACCGCATCATTCCTGGCTAAAAACGGTTACGAAGTTACCCTTCTTGAAAAAGCACCCTACATCGGGGGGAGATGTACAAACCTAAACTACAAAGGCTTCGGTCTCTCAACCGGAGCGTTCCACATGATACCCCACGGCGAAGATGGTCCTCTGGCCCATCTCCTTAAGCTCCTCGGTGCAGATGTTCAAATCGTGAACTCCAATCCAAAGGGCATGATCTTCTACGAGGGGAGAACCTTCTCCTACCGTGATGGCTGGAAATATCTCAGCCTCACTGAGAAGGCTAAAGCGACAAAGCTCCTGCTTGACATCAAGCGCGGGAAGCTGCCCCATAGAGAAGAAGCCGAGATGAGCGGCCGCGAGTGGATACGCGAGAGGGTTGGTGACAACGAGTTCGTTGACCTCTTCATCAAAAGCTTCCTCGGCTGGGCCGACAGCGTTCTGGACGTTCCAGCGATAGAGCTTGCCAAGGAGATAAAGGCCGCTTTGAGATGGGGCGGGCCTGGCTTAGTCAAGGGCGGCTGTAAGTCAATACCTGAGGCCCTCTCCGCGATAATCCGCATGAACGGCGGAAGGATACTCACAAAGAAGAAGGCGATCGAGGTTGACCACGAGGCCAAGAAAGTAATCACCGCCGATAACGAAGAGCTTACCTACGACGTGCTCATCTCCAACGTCGGGATAAAGGAGACGGTAAGCCTCATCGGAAGGGATGCCTTCGATAAAGACTACCTCAAGCGGGTCGATTCTCTCAAGCCCAGCGAGGGAATAAAGTACAACGTCGCTTTGAAGGGAGAGACCAGGATTGGAAACACTGTCGTCTTCACCCTCGACACAGAGAGGATAAACGGCTACAACGAGCCGAGCTCGATAAATCCAGAGCTCGCTAAAGATGGCCACACCCTGATAATGCTCCACCACGCTTTGCAGAGCAGAAACGTCAAGGCCGAGCAGAAGAAGGGCATCGAGGACATCCACAGAATCTTTCCGAACCTTGACAAGGAGGGCGAGATACTGCTCGTTCAGACCTACCTCGGCGGGAACCCCGTGAACCGCGTAGCGAGTGGCCAGCTCGTCGAAGACTTCCCTATAAGAGATATTTACGTCGTCGGTGACGCCTACAAGATGCCAGGTGGAATAGAGGTTGACGGCATAGCCCTAGGGGTCATGAGGACGCTCGAAAAGCTCGGCCTCGAAAGCTTCTCCGAGTGGTATCTGTGA